CGCTGGCGGTCATGCGCATGCTCGACGCGACCGGAATCGCCATGGAAGGGAAGGAAGCGGTGATTGTCGGCCATAGCGAGCTGGTCGGGAAGCCGCTGAGTTTGATGTTACTCGACCGCCAAGCGACCGTGACCATCTGCCACATCGCCACCGCGCGACGCGGGCTCCTGGCCGAGCACACCCGGCGCGCGGAAATCTTGGTGGTCGCGGTCGGGTCGCCGGAAGTCATCAAGGGGGAGTGGATTCGGCCAGACGCCGCCGTCATTGATGTCGGCATCAATCAAGTCGGCAAGCAAATTGTCGGCGATGTGGAATACATTCCCGCCCGGGAACGGGCAGCCTTTATTACGCCGGTTCCTGGCGGGGTCGGCCCCGTCACCGTAGCGATGCTCATGCAGAACACGCTGAAGGCGTTCGAGGCGCAGACGACGACCAATCTCAATCCTTAAGAAGGTTCTTCTTCGAGCTGCACGGAAATTTGTAGCGGTTTCCCATTCCGCAAGACGGAAAACGCTACGGTATCTCCGACACGATACCCATGCATGGCTTGGCCGAAGCTAGCGGCGTCGCGCACTTGTTGAGCGCCAATCCCGACAATCAGGTCGCCAGGCGAGCGACTCGCCATGTACATATCGTGGGCGATGACTAAAGGCATGGCAAACACACCCACCGGAGACATGGCCAAGATGACCAGAGCGGTTCGCACCAACTCGTTCGACTGCGGGGGAGGAGTATTCGCGCCTTCAAACCCGGCCCGCGCGGCCGGACTGCCGGGAATCACATCGAGCACTTTCACCCCGACCGCGCCTTCTTCGGCGGTGGCGTAGAGTACCCCGAGATAGGTGCGCGGTGCCGTCGCTTCTTGGGAGTTGGCCTCTATTGGTGGAGGCGAGATGCGCGATTGCTCTGACACGGAGTCTCGCGCGGGTTCGTACGGAGCCTCCGGCGGGGGAAATGACGAAGACGCTGACGAATCTACTGGCGGAACTTCGGCAGGTGTAGGCGCGGCTTCCTGCACTGGAGGAATTTCCAACACCTGGGGAGCCCCAAGCGATTGCCGCCCTGGGCTCTGATCCGTAGTTTCTTCTATAGGGGTGTCGGCATAACGCGGCTCTCTCGCCATGCCTATAATGGGCAAGCCCCAGAGCAGCATGCCGATCAGCATCTGACACGACCGCTTCCGCGCGTTCATCAGCAGCATGGTTTTCTCCTCGTGGGGGCTGGTTACGTTCGGAACCTCGTCATTATCGGCAAGCTGCAGCACAAGTGCAAGTCAGACTCCTTCGGCTGCGGTGCTGTTTACGCAGGTCGAAACTTCACCAACGTCATTTCCGGCGTGACATCGTCGAACATGGCCACCACCGGCATCCCGATTCGCACGGCCTCGGGCTTGCATCCGGCGATGTTGGTCGTCAGACGCGGCCCCTCGTCCAACTCGACGATGGCGATGACGTACGGCACCTCTTCGGCAAAAGCGTGGTGGGTGGCCTGTTGGGCAATCGTAAACGAATAAACCGCGCCTTTTCCGGAGACTTTGATCCACTGCAGGTCGGGAGCCAAACACTCGGGACAGAGTTCGCGCGGATAAAAAATATGCGCGCCGCAGCTTCCGCAATGTTGAATCTGCAACTCGTGGCGTTTCGCCGCCTCCCAAAACGGCTTTGAGGCCGGGGTCGGGTGCGGCAAGGGTTTTTTATAGTCGGACATAAAATTACTCCTTCGGATAGGCTGCAGGCTTAAGGCTAAAGGGGGAATTCCCTAAAGCCTATAGCCTATGGCCTACAGCCTGTTTTGCTAATTGCTCTACTGAATCCCTAAAATGAGGCTGCATTGTTCGCTCATGATGCCGCCATTGCCATTGACGTAGCCGATCGTGGCATCCTGCACTTGCCGTCCCTCGCCACGCCCCATCAACTGACGCACGCCTTCGATCACATGGCTCATGCCACCGGCTAATCCAGGTTGACCGTAGGATAATTGCCCACCGTGGGTATTGCTGGGGAAGTCGCCTTTGTAAGAGAGGTCGTGTTCCTCCACGAAGCGACCGCCCTCCCCTTTTTTACAGAACCCCGCGTCTTCGAGCGTCACGAGGACCGTGATGGTGTAGCAATCGTACGGCTGTACGAAGTCCATCTCTTTGGGAGTCGCACCAGCCATGGCAAAAGCCGCCTCGGCGGCAGGTTTCACCAGCGACGTTGTCAGGCTCGGAGCACGAGTAATACCGCAGTGGCCGCCAGCTTCACCAGCGCCGAGCAGATACACGGGGCGATGGGGGCCTTGTTTCGCACGCTCCGCACTGGTGACGATGAACGCCCCACCACCAGAACATGGACTCACGATTTCTAGTAAATGTAACGGATCGACGATCATACGCGAATTCAACACATCGTCGATAGTAATCTCTTTAGTGCCGAACATGGCGGCGGGATTTTTACAGGCATTCTTGCGTTGATCGACAGCGACCTTGGCCATCTGTTGCGGCGTGGTGCCGAATTCGTGCATATGCCGCTGGGCAATCAGCGCATATCCGGGATTGGCGGCGATCAACCCATATGGCGCATCGAACTCGGCATCCATGCGCGGGAACGGGGGCGGCTTCAACGCCAGCATGCGATTACCCCAGGTATCGCCAACGACACAGAGGACATTGTGGCACATGCCAGCATCAATCGCCGCCGCCGCGCGCCAGACCATACCGGCGGGCGAAGCGCCGCCAAGTTCGACCTGATTGAAATAGCGCGGCTGAAGGCGCAGGTATTCCGCCACGACCGACGGCCACAGCACGCTAAAATCGCCAAAGGCGATGCCAGTGAGCAAGCCGTCGATATCTTTCTTTTCGAGTCCGGCGTCGGCGATAGCGTCGCGCGCGACTTCGCCAATAATGCCTAGCGCGGTTCTGTCTCCGGAACTTTTCTGCGGTTTCGTCTCCGCGAAGCCGATCACCGCCGCTTTTCCTTTAATACTCATGGTTCCCCTCCTGAAGAGTGAAGAGTTTCGTCGAGGCTGTCGCTACTCTACTCCGGGCGGACCCGGGCTGTCAAAGCACACGCAGCTTGGCACTTACAGCTTGTCGGCGGGCGGGACGGTATGACCTTGCCAGCGTAACATGGAGGCGACACGTAAGAGCGTGGTGTTCGAGGAATTCGCTCGCAGGCTTCCCAAGATCGCCAGGAGGCGGAGCGTTTCCTCAGGAGGCATATTTGATGGCTTACCATCCTGAAACCCATCACCGCCGAACGATCCGCCTGAAGGGCTACGATTACGCCCAGGCCGGGGCGTATTTCGTTACTATCTGTGCCTACCAGCGCACCTGTCTGTTCGGACATGTGGAAAACGGGACGGTGATGTTATCACAATATGGACATCTTGCCGAACAATGCTGGAAGGTCCTGTCACGTGATTTCCCCCGTGTCGAACTGGATGTCTTCGTGGTCATGCCGAATCACCTTCATGGCATTATTATTCTTACAGGTCGCCACACCGCAGGTAGGGGCGAAGCATTCGCCCGGAGACGCCAAGAGCGGCCTCAGTCTACACTCGTGAATGCTTCGCCCCTACGATCGGCACGCGGTACTCAGCCTGGATCGTTGGCAGCAATCGTGCAAAACTTCAAATCGGTTTCAACGCGGAAAATCAATCGAATACGCGCAACCCCTGCTATGCCGGTGTGGCAAGGCAACTATTACGAACACATCATCCGGGATGAAGATGAGTTATCCCGCATTCGGGAATATATCGTCAACAATCCCTTGCAATGGGCGGTGGACCGTGAGAATCCTTCCTTTAGGGCGACGCATGCGTCGCCCTTACAACATCCGAAGGACGCGCCATGGCGCGTGTGACCGAATCTGTCGTCGAAGAGGCCGCCCTGGCCTGGCTAGAAGTGCTCGGCTACACGGTGCTGCACGGCCCAGAGATCGCGCCCGGCAAGCCCGGCGCGGAACGTAGCGATGCGAACTACCGCGATGTGCTTCTCGAAGGGCGGCTACGCCAAGCGCTCGTGCGCCTGAATCCGGAGCTGCCACACGAGGCACTGGAGGAAGCCTACCGCAAGCTCATGCGGTAGCGATGCGCCGTCGCTGGTCGAGCGCAACCGCGCCCTGCACCGGCTACTGGTCGATGGCGTGACGGTCGAGTACCGCCGCGCCGATGGCTCCATTACCGGCGCTCAGGCCCGCATCATCGACTTCGCTACGCCCGACAACAACGACTGGCTGGCGGTCAACCAGTTGACGGTGTGCGAAGGGCAGAACGTGCGCCGTCCGGACGTGGTGCTGTTCGTCAACGGACTGCCGCTGGCGGTGATCGAGCTGAAAAATCCCACCGACGAGAACGCGACGGTCGAGTCCGCAATCCAGCAGCTCCAGACCTATGAGGCACAGATTCCGGCACTGTTCACGACCAATGCCGTCTTGGTGGTCTCCGATGGTGTGCAGGCGCGCATCGGCGCGCTCGGCGCCGACAAAGAATGGTTCAAACCTTGGCGCACGATCGGCGGACACGCGGACGCGCCCGCGCACCTGCCCGAGCTGCAGGTGGTGCTGGAAGGCGTGTTCGAGAAGCGCCGCTTTCTCGACATGGTGAGACATTTCATGGTGTTCGAGGACGAGGGCGGCGGTAAGCTTACCAAGAAGATGGCCGGCTACCACCAGTTCCACGCCGTCAATGTGGCGGTGGAAGAGACGCTGCGCGCGGCACGGGCGACCTCGACGCCGGAAGTCGCAGAGCTACTGGGTCGCTACGAAGCCGGACGCCAACCGGGCGGCGAGCCCGGCGACCGGCGTGTGGGCGTGGTCTGGCATACGCAAGGCTCGGGCAAGAGTCTGACGATGGCCTTCTATGCCGGGCGGGTGATCCTGCACCCGGCGATGGCCAACCCGACCATTGTGGTGCTCACCGACCGCAACGACCTTGACGACCAGTTTTCGGGACCTTCGCGCACTGCCGAACGCCTCGTTCGTCGGCTTTACTGGCACGCCGATCGAGAAGACCGACGCCAACACCCGCGCGGTGTTCGGTAACTACATCAGCGTCTACGATATCCAGCGCGCCGTGGTCGATGGCGCCACGGTACCCATTTACTACGAGGGCCGGCTCGCGAAGCTTGAACTGAAAGCCTCGGAACGTCCGAAGATCGACCCCGAGTTCGAGGAGGCGACTGAAGGCGAGGAAGTCGCGCGCAAGGAGAAGCTCAAGAGCAAATGGGCGCAGCTCGAAGCGGTGGTTGGGTCCGAGAACCGCATCAAGCTCGTCGCCCGTGACTTGGTGGAGCACTTCGAGAAACGGCTCGAAGCCATGGACGGCAAGGCGATGGTGGTGTGTATGAGTCGTCGCATCGCCGTCGCGCTGTACCGAGCCTTGGTGGCGCTGCGTCCGGCGTGGCACGGGGAGGAAGACGAACAGGGCGCGCTCAAGGTCGTGATGACCGGCTCGGCGTCGGACCCGCTCGACTGGCAGTCGCACATCCGTAACAAGCCCCGCCGCGAGGTGCTGGCCCAACGCTTCCGCGACCCCAAGGACCCGTTTCAGATCGTCATCGTGCGTGACATGTGGCTCACCGGCTTCGATGCACCGAGCCTGCATACCATGTATGTGGACAAACCGATGCGCGGGCATGGGCTGATGCAGGCCATCGCGCGCGTCAACCGTGTGTTCAAGGACAAGCCTGGCGGACTGGTGGTGGATTATTTGGGTCTGGCCGACGAGCTGAAGCGGGCGCTGGCGACGTACACCGAGGCCGGCGGCACCGGCAAGACCGCGCTCGATCAGGCCGAAGCCGTTGCCCTGATGCTGGAGAAGTACGAGGTCTGCCTCGGGTTGTTCCATAATTTCGATCGGAGCCGGTGGGTCACAGGCACGGCCCAGGCTCGTCTTGCGCTGCTCCCGGCAGCGCAGGAACACATCCTCGCCCAAGACGACGGCAAGGCCCGGTTGCTCCAGGCCGTTGCCGAGCTGTCGCGGGCCTTTGCGCTGGCGGTGCCTCATGCGGAGGCGTTACGCATCCGCGACGGTGTCGGGTTCTTCCAAGCGGTGCGTGCCGTCCTGACCAAGAGCGTACCTGGCGAACGGAAGACAGACGAGGCACTGGACCACGCCATCCGGCAGATCGTTTCCCGGGCGGTTGTCTCCGACGAGGTCGTGGACATCTTCGCGGCTGCCGGTCTCAAGAAGCCGGACCTCTCCATCTTGTCGGACGAGTTTCTGGCCGAAGTGCGCAGCCTGCCGCAGCGTAATCTCGCCGTGGAATTGTTACAGAAGCTGCTGAGGGGAGAGATCAAGATGCGGGCGAGGCGCAACCTTGTCCAGGCGCGTTCGTTCGCCGAGCTGCTCGAGCAGGTCGTGCGCAAGAACGTCACCATCGACTGGACGATCCGCGACAACGTCCGGGCACAATTGCGCGTCTACGTGAAACGCATTCTGCGCAAATATGGCTACCCACCGGACAAGCAGGAAAAGGCAACGCGGACCGTGTTAGAGCAAGCTGAAGTATTGTCCGAAATGTGGGTGAGCACGTGACACACCCAGCGCAGGAGGTCGTAGGGGCACGGCATGCCGTGCCCCGGCTCATTTGGCAGCGTGCGTAGTATGAACCAACGCGAGCGGCATATACTGTGCCTTGTCGGTGAGCAGGATAAAAAGAGCGCACGGCTGGAAGATTCCGACTCCGTGTCGCAAAAAAAGGAGGCCCTATGAAATTCGGAGTTTTAATGTTTGCGACCGATTACGCGATCCGCCCGGACGATTTGGCGCGTGCCTGCGAAGAACGAGGCTTCGAATCGGTCTGGTTTCCGGAGCACACCCATATTCCTGCCAGCCGACGCAGCCCATGGCCGATCGGAGGAGAGCTGCCCCGAGACTACTGGCATACGCATGACCTCTTCGTCAGCCTCATGGCGGCGGCAGCGGCCACTCGCACAATTAAATTGGGCAGCGGGATTTGTCTGGTGATCGAGCGCGATCCGATTGTCCTGGCCAAGGAGGTCGCCTCGGTCGATCAGCTTTCCAACGGGCGCTTGCTCTTTGGGATTGGCGGCGGCTGGAACGCTGAGGAGATGGCACATCACGGTACCCCGTTTCAGCGGCGCTGGAAAGTGTTACGCGAACGGATCGAAGCTATGAAGGCGATCTGGACCGAAGAGGCCGCTGAATATCATGGCGAGTTCGTGAATTTCGATCCGCTCTGGAGCTATCCTAAACCGCACCAGAAGCCGCATCCGCCGATTTTGTTGGGCACGCTCTCGACCCAAGGGTTGCAGCGCGTCGTGCGTTATTGTGATGGGTGGATTCCCGCCGCCATCCAGCCCCAGGAACTCGCGGCAGCCATGCGCACCCTGCATGCTCTCGCTGAGCAGGCAGGGCGCAACCCCAGCGAGATCCCGGTCTCGATCTTTGGGATATCGGGTGAAGAGACCACCCTGCGGCAATATCAAGAACTCGGTGTCGAACGGGCGGTCTTTGCCGTGCCGTCCGAAGGGCGCGACCAGGTGTTACCGTTGTTGGACCAGTATGCCAAGTTCCTCTCCACGTTTGCTTGAACGCCAAGCCGTACGCCCCATAGCGGATCAAATGCGATCATGAGGCACTCCAGACTTCAGGCTTGTTCAGGAGCATTTCCGTAGCTACAGTTATCTCGTGCGCATCACCTTCGACCCGGCCAAGCGGGAGCGGACCTTGGCAGAACGAGGTCTGGACTTTGAAGACGCAGTGCTGGTGTTCGGGGGCGTCACCATCGAAATTGAAGACGCTCGGAAGGACTACGGTGAACGTCGGATTATCTGCTACGGACAACTCCAAGGGCGTCTGGTAGTGATCGGCTATACCCCGCGTGGCGCGGCCCGCCACATCTTCAGCATGAGGAAAGCCAATGATCGCGAAAAAGCGCGCCTCACACCCTATTTTACAATCTAATCTTGCTCGTGTAGACGCTCATGTCATCCAGCCAAGCGAGTACGAGGAGCTACCCGAACTGACTGAGGACATGCTCTCCCGAGCCAAGGTCAAGAAGGCTGGCCGTCCTCGGTCTCCTACCGTGAAGAGACTGATTTCTTTACGTCTTCCAGTAGATGTCATCGCCCGTTGGAAAGCGACCGGACCAGGTTGGCAAACTCGCATGGCCGAACGTCTAGGCAAGATCGATTGAAGCCAATCCGCACATCTGTTCAACACGTTGAGGAGGCACCATGAAACTCGGGTTAATGATGGGATACTCAGGAGCGCGGCTCAACCTGCCGCTGGAGCGCATCATCAAAGCAGAGGAACTAGGGTATGACTCGGTATGGAGCGCGGAGGCCTACGGGTCTGACGCGATCAGTCCACTCGCCTACCTCGCGGCCAAGACAAAACGTATTCGTCTCGGCACCGGCGTGATGCAGCTTGCCGGGCGCACGCCAGCCAACGCGGCCATGTGCGCCGCTACTGTCGACGCCCTCGCTGGCGAGGGTCGCTTCATCGCCGGATTGGGCGTGTCCGGACCGCAGATAGTCGAGGGGTGGTATGGGCAGCCGTGGGGCCGACCCTACTACCGCCTGCGAGATTACGTCACGATCATGCGCAAAATCTTGCAACGCGAGGAGCCGGTCACGCATGCAGGAAAAGAAATCTCGCTTCCTTACACCGGGCCAGGGTCAGTCGGCCTTGGCAAGCCGCTCAAATCCATCCTTCACATGAACGCCAAGCTCCCGATCTTTCTCGGCGTCGCCAACGAGGCCGCCGTCAAACTCTGCGCTGAGCTGTGCGACGGCTGGTTACCGCTGGGGCTCGTTCCTGGCGAGTTTCCCCGGTTTCAGCCTTGGCTTGACACCGGCTTTCGCCGCGCTGGGGGCGGTAAGTCGCTCAAGAATTTCGAGATCTTTTCCATGGTGCGAGTTGTCGTCGATCACGATGTGCGTACGGCGTTCGACCGCATGAAGCCTGACATTGCTCTTTACGTTGGCGGAATGGGCGCGAGAGAGAAGAACTTCCACAAGGACCTCATGATTCAGCAGGGATTCCCCGAAGCGGCCGCACGCATTCAGGAGCTGTACCTTGCGGGACGAAAGCAAGAGGCAATCGCCGCGGTTCCCGACGAACTGCTCGACCTCCGTGCGTTAGTGGGTCCGCCCGAGAGGATTCGCGCTCGATATCAAGCGTGGGAGAGTTCGGGTAACACCGGCCTCATCCTTCAGACCAACCAAGACGAGGCGATCGAGTTGATGGCGAAGGTAGCGGACCTCGATCCATCAGCGCGAACCTAAAGGGCCAGCGAAAATATGCCCCAGATTTCATCTGGACTGCGAAACTTACCATCGCTCAGATATTCGAGCCCTGCTTGCCGGTGTCGGAGCCCTGTTTGAGATCATCATCAGACATGATGATGTCTTTATAGCTCGCGCCTGCGGGAATCATCGGGTAGACGTTCTCCTCGGGGCGAACAATGATATCGAGCAGATAGGGCTCGTGTGGGTCCGCAAGCATCCGTTCATACGCGGCGCGGAGATCTTCTTTGCCTGACACGCGCTCCGCCTTGACGCGATACCCTTGGGCAATCGCAAGAAAGTCCGGATAGATATCTACCTCTTCAGCTCGTTTGACCGCAGTCGTGGGGTCTCCCAGGTTGCTCTCCGCCCGGCGGCCCTTATAGATCATGTCCTGCCATTGACGGACCATGCCTAGCCATTGGTTATTGATCACCACGACCTTGACGCCTATGCCGTAGCGATGACAGGTGCTCAGTTCATGGATGGTCATATTCAGACTCCCGTCACCGTCAATATCGATGACCATCCGGTCCGGACAGCCGACTTTGGCCCCGATAGCCGCAGGCAGACCAAAGCCCATCGTGCCGAACCCCGAGCTGCTGAGAAAGGAGCGTGGTTGGCGCACCTGGTAGTGTTGCATCGCCCACATCTGATGCTGTCCGACACCGAGGGTCACGAGGGCGTCGCCGTCAGTGACCTGACTGAGGAGGGCAATCGCATATTGCGGAGTGAGTTCAGGCTCGTCAACCACAGCCAACGGATACCGCTTTTTTAGATCCGTGACGTAGTTGACCCATTCTTGGTACTCACCTGGTTGCGCGGAATCGACCAACTGCCGCAACGCCGAGCGCAAATCCGCACAGATGGGCAGCGTCACTGGTTTGTTTTTATTAAGCTCGGCCCGGTCAACATCAATATGAATGATCTTGCCATGCTTGATAAATTCGCTCACTTTGCCGGTCACACGGTCATCAAAGCGTACGCCCACCGCCAACACGAGGTCGGCTTCGTTAATGGCGACGTTGGCGTACTTCGCACCGTGCATTCCGAGCACATGCAACGCTAAGGGATGATCCGGTGGAAAAGCGCCAAGACCCATGATCGTGGTGGTCACCGGACAGCCCAACTTCTCGGCGAGTTGTACTAACAAAGGACCAATGTCGGAACTGGTTACACCACCGCCCACATACAGGATCGGACGACGAGCGGCGCGGATGAGCTGACAACACACCTCAAGCTGGGAAGAAGAAATCGGCCCAATAAGCGGCTCGGGTGGGGCAATCTCAGCCGGCATCCGTGGCGGCGTGTAGTTTCCATCCGGATCGCGAGGATAATGCTGTTGGATATCCTTGGGAATGTCGATCAGCACTGGACCTGGTCGATTGCCAGCCGCTAGCGCAAAGGCCTGTTTTACTACCATTGGGATATTAGCAACGCGGTCAACAAGAAAACTCTTCTTGGTAATGGGGGTCGTAATCGCCACGATATCAACTTCTTGAAAGGCATTCTTGCCCAACAAATGGGAGGGCACGTTCCCGGTAATGGCGACGATCGGCACTGAGTCGCTGTTAGCGTCGGCAATGCCGGTCACGAGGTTGGTCGCGCCTGGACCCGAGGTTGCCAGGCAAACGCCCACTTTACCGGTAGCCCGCGCAAATCCCTCGGCGGCATGGGCTGCACCTTGTTCGTGCTCGACGCGGATGCAACGAATTCCGTACTCCTGAAGCACATCGAAAATCTCTAAATTCGCCCCGCCTGGATAGCCGAACAACACATCGACGCCTTCGAGTGTCAGAGACTGAGCAAGGAGCTGCGCCCCGCGCAACGCATGAGGGCGGTCCTCGACCCTAATCTCCGACAAAGGAGCGCCAAGGATCGTGGGCACATCCTCATAAGTGACGCGGTCCTCGCTGTCGGTAGTAGTCTGCTGGGTCACGATCGGATCGATCGTGGGCGCGTGTTGTTCGGCAGGAATCAAGGGCTTCATTGTGAAAATTCCTCGGGTGACTTATGCAGCTTGCCGTACCGCCCGAGCCGCCTCACCGACCGTAGCAAGAGCTGGTGGTTGTCCACTGCGAGCGGCAGTTTCTGTCGCCGTTGTCTTACTAGATTTTTGTCGTCAAGAATACCGGGCACTGTCGTTGGCGCTGGAACCTGCCGTTGGTCTGGCCGGTTGACCGTGAGGAGAGTGACGGGACCTTCAATAGACGACATTCGCCGCAACTGTTATTCAGAAGACGGCAGTCAAAAAGAAAGGACAACAGTATGCGCGTAGGAGCGACGATATTCGTTCAGAACTACCCGGACTGGGATCGTTATGAAGCCGAGGAGCGTGGCGAGGCCGTGTCCGCCCAACCGGCAACTTCGGATCGGTCGATCTTCCTAGAAGAAATTAACATCGCCAGGATCGCCGATGAGACCGGCTTCGATAGCGTGTGGACCGTGGAGCATCATTTCACGCCTTACACGATGATCACGAACCCGCTGCAATTCCTCACCTACCTCGCCGGCATCACCAAACGGGTTGACCTCGGCACCATGGTCGTGGTCCTGCCTTGGCACAATCCGGTGCGTGTAGCCGAGGACGTGAATATGCTCGATGCACTACTAGGCCCTGGACGCGACATCATCTGTGGCGTCGGACGTGGCCTTGGACGGCGCGAATACGCCGGGCTCAGCGTCGATCAGGCGGAAGCCCGCGAGCGCTTCGACGAAAGTCTTCAGATCCTCAAACAACTCCTCGCCACCGGCCATTGCAGTTTCGACGGACAGCATTTTCAGCTCAAGGACGTGCGACTGCGCCCGCGACCGGAGAGCGACCTCAGCGCCAACTTGTACTGCGCTGGTGGCACCGCCGAGACCGTGCAGATTATCGCGAAGCACGATGTGAGACCGTTGATCATCCCAACCACTTCTCTAGGTAATGCGCTCCTGAATGCCCAGAGCTACATGCAGCTCCGTTGCCAGGCGGGATATGCCCCGTCGGATACGAAGCTGGCGCTCTGGACCTATTGCGCGGAAACCGAGAGCGCAGCGCGCGCGGGTGCCGCACGCTACATGGGCGAGTATGCCGACTCTGCACTTCGGCACTACGAGCTGCTCAGGGGACACCTGGGAAGCATTCACGGATACGAATCCTACGGCG
The DNA window shown above is from Deltaproteobacteria bacterium and carries:
- a CDS encoding thiolase family protein — encoded protein: MSIKGKAAVIGFAETKPQKSSGDRTALGIIGEVARDAIADAGLEKKDIDGLLTGIAFGDFSVLWPSVVAEYLRLQPRYFNQVELGGASPAGMVWRAAAAIDAGMCHNVLCVVGDTWGNRMLALKPPPFPRMDAEFDAPYGLIAANPGYALIAQRHMHEFGTTPQQMAKVAVDQRKNACKNPAAMFGTKEITIDDVLNSRMIVDPLHLLEIVSPCSGGGAFIVTSAERAKQGPHRPVYLLGAGEAGGHCGITRAPSLTTSLVKPAAEAAFAMAGATPKEMDFVQPYDCYTITVLVTLEDAGFCKKGEGGRFVEEHDLSYKGDFPSNTHGGQLSYGQPGLAGGMSHVIEGVRQLMGRGEGRQVQDATIGYVNGNGGIMSEQCSLILGIQ
- a CDS encoding transposase, with the protein product MAYHPETHHRRTIRLKGYDYAQAGAYFVTICAYQRTCLFGHVENGTVMLSQYGHLAEQCWKVLSRDFPRVELDVFVVMPNHLHGIIILTGRHTAGRGEAFARRRQERPQSTLVNASPLRSARGTQPGSLAAIVQNFKSVSTRKINRIRATPAMPVWQGNYYEHIIRDEDELSRIREYIVNNPLQWAVDRENPSFRATHASPLQHPKDAPWRV
- a CDS encoding LLM class F420-dependent oxidoreductase, whose translation is MKLGLMMGYSGARLNLPLERIIKAEELGYDSVWSAEAYGSDAISPLAYLAAKTKRIRLGTGVMQLAGRTPANAAMCAATVDALAGEGRFIAGLGVSGPQIVEGWYGQPWGRPYYRLRDYVTIMRKILQREEPVTHAGKEISLPYTGPGSVGLGKPLKSILHMNAKLPIFLGVANEAAVKLCAELCDGWLPLGLVPGEFPRFQPWLDTGFRRAGGGKSLKNFEIFSMVRVVVDHDVRTAFDRMKPDIALYVGGMGAREKNFHKDLMIQQGFPEAAARIQELYLAGRKQEAIAAVPDELLDLRALVGPPERIRARYQAWESSGNTGLILQTNQDEAIELMAKVADLDPSART
- a CDS encoding Zn-ribbon domain-containing OB-fold protein, giving the protein MSDYKKPLPHPTPASKPFWEAAKRHELQIQHCGSCGAHIFYPRELCPECLAPDLQWIKVSGKGAVYSFTIAQQATHHAFAEEVPYVIAIVELDEGPRLTTNIAGCKPEAVRIGMPVVAMFDDVTPEMTLVKFRPA
- a CDS encoding PDZ domain-containing protein, giving the protein MLLMNARKRSCQMLIGMLLWGLPIIGMAREPRYADTPIEETTDQSPGRQSLGAPQVLEIPPVQEAAPTPAEVPPVDSSASSSFPPPEAPYEPARDSVSEQSRISPPPIEANSQEATAPRTYLGVLYATAEEGAVGVKVLDVIPGSPAARAGFEGANTPPPQSNELVRTALVILAMSPVGVFAMPLVIAHDMYMASRSPGDLIVGIGAQQVRDAASFGQAMHGYRVGDTVAFSVLRNGKPLQISVQLEEEPS
- a CDS encoding BrnA antitoxin family protein; this encodes MIAKKRASHPILQSNLARVDAHVIQPSEYEELPELTEDMLSRAKVKKAGRPRSPTVKRLISLRLPVDVIARWKATGPGWQTRMAERLGKID
- a CDS encoding bifunctional 5,10-methylenetetrahydrofolate dehydrogenase/5,10-methenyltetrahydrofolate cyclohydrolase; translated protein: MGAHVVEGKVIAQEVYDELQAAIPQLIRQTGRRPVLVSVYVGSHPAIEVYIRSQNRAARRLGIEYRWYQLPDTVEEHEVLRRLDQLNRDPEVTGVILQLPLPAHLRRSVLVNAIAPFKDVDGTHPENVGAALIGEMRVGSCTALAVMRMLDATGIAMEGKEAVIVGHSELVGKPLSLMLLDRQATVTICHIATARRGLLAEHTRRAEILVVAVGSPEVIKGEWIRPDAAVIDVGINQVGKQIVGDVEYIPARERAAFITPVPGGVGPVTVAMLMQNTLKAFEAQTTTNLNP
- the ilvB gene encoding biosynthetic-type acetolactate synthase large subunit produces the protein MKPLIPAEQHAPTIDPIVTQQTTTDSEDRVTYEDVPTILGAPLSEIRVEDRPHALRGAQLLAQSLTLEGVDVLFGYPGGANLEIFDVLQEYGIRCIRVEHEQGAAHAAEGFARATGKVGVCLATSGPGATNLVTGIADANSDSVPIVAITGNVPSHLLGKNAFQEVDIVAITTPITKKSFLVDRVANIPMVVKQAFALAAGNRPGPVLIDIPKDIQQHYPRDPDGNYTPPRMPAEIAPPEPLIGPISSSQLEVCCQLIRAARRPILYVGGGVTSSDIGPLLVQLAEKLGCPVTTTIMGLGAFPPDHPLALHVLGMHGAKYANVAINEADLVLAVGVRFDDRVTGKVSEFIKHGKIIHIDVDRAELNKNKPVTLPICADLRSALRQLVDSAQPGEYQEWVNYVTDLKKRYPLAVVDEPELTPQYAIALLSQVTDGDALVTLGVGQHQMWAMQHYQVRQPRSFLSSSGFGTMGFGLPAAIGAKVGCPDRMVIDIDGDGSLNMTIHELSTCHRYGIGVKVVVINNQWLGMVRQWQDMIYKGRRAESNLGDPTTAVKRAEEVDIYPDFLAIAQGYRVKAERVSGKEDLRAAYERMLADPHEPYLLDIIVRPEENVYPMIPAGASYKDIIMSDDDLKQGSDTGKQGSNI
- a CDS encoding BrnT family toxin, with translation MRITFDPAKRERTLAERGLDFEDAVLVFGGVTIEIEDARKDYGERRIICYGQLQGRLVVIGYTPRGAARHIFSMRKANDREKARLTPYFTI
- a CDS encoding LLM class F420-dependent oxidoreductase encodes the protein MKFGVLMFATDYAIRPDDLARACEERGFESVWFPEHTHIPASRRSPWPIGGELPRDYWHTHDLFVSLMAAAAATRTIKLGSGICLVIERDPIVLAKEVASVDQLSNGRLLFGIGGGWNAEEMAHHGTPFQRRWKVLRERIEAMKAIWTEEAAEYHGEFVNFDPLWSYPKPHQKPHPPILLGTLSTQGLQRVVRYCDGWIPAAIQPQELAAAMRTLHALAEQAGRNPSEIPVSIFGISGEETTLRQYQELGVERAVFAVPSEGRDQVLPLLDQYAKFLSTFA